The Elaeis guineensis isolate ETL-2024a chromosome 14, EG11, whole genome shotgun sequence genome has a segment encoding these proteins:
- the LOC140853599 gene encoding isoflavone 3'-hydroxylase-like: MALTGANLRRLTTTELLSTSRINQLSAIRSEELLCVVRSMFHGAASLGEVELNTQIFEMAWNALLKMVMGKRYYGEDMLERDVEVAKQFREMYGEGMELLLAFNPRNFFPALGWMDLRGVERRIEKHRVKMDRFMAKLLEEQRRKMRMER, translated from the coding sequence ATGGCCCTCACTGGCGCAAACCTCCGCCGCCTCACCACCACCGAGCTCCTCTCCACCTCCCGGATCAACCAATTATCTGCCATCCGCTCGGAGGAGCTCCTCTGCGTTGTCCGCAGCATGTTCCACGGTGCCGCCAGCCTGGGGGAGGTGGAGCTCAACACGCAAATATTTGAGATGGCGTGGAACGCGTTGCTGAAGATGGTGATGGGGAAGAGATACTACGGAGAGGACATGCTGGAGAGGGACGTAGAGGTGGCAAAGCAGTTCAGGGAGATGTATGGTGAGGGGATGGAGCTGCTATTAGCATTTAACCCACGGAATTTCTTTCCGGCATTGGGGTGGATGGACTTGAGGGGGGTGGAGAGAAGGATAGAGAAGCACAGGGTGAAGATGGACCGGTTTATGGCCAAGCTGCTCGAAGAGCAGCGGCGGAAGATGAGAATGGAAAGGTAG